A part of Synechococcus sp. KORDI-49 genomic DNA contains:
- a CDS encoding glycosyltransferase family 9 protein: MRVLALSPGPVLAQLERLPALAAVAEALGAMVQVACDPKCRAAWELMPGFEKLIPFSFESNPSLADWTNLLGCVREPDFQACLNFAEGQSVNLMLSMSHIPTRVALSGFASTDRIALGQGWAAQRIAPFVEALGCSLKADGFRLSLPSKALENARAELPAGDGPLLLMAPSGASNDWPDQRWGALPEAVRTRLATLRSRSLSPELKLVERAAAVACADVVLSSCPLTQLLAAYSNVPLVALGGQAGDLPERAEIRCLGGEGPLTTIGEDDVLTALGF; the protein is encoded by the coding sequence ATGCGAGTCCTTGCCCTCAGCCCTGGCCCGGTTCTGGCCCAGCTGGAGCGTCTTCCCGCTCTTGCGGCTGTCGCCGAAGCACTGGGAGCGATGGTTCAGGTGGCCTGTGATCCCAAATGCCGCGCGGCATGGGAGCTGATGCCGGGTTTCGAAAAGCTGATTCCCTTCAGCTTCGAATCCAACCCATCACTGGCCGACTGGACGAACCTTCTCGGCTGCGTCCGAGAACCGGACTTCCAGGCCTGCCTCAACTTCGCGGAAGGTCAGTCGGTCAATCTGATGCTGTCGATGAGCCACATCCCGACCCGAGTGGCCCTGTCAGGCTTCGCCTCCACCGATCGCATTGCCCTGGGGCAGGGCTGGGCGGCTCAGAGGATCGCTCCGTTCGTGGAAGCGCTTGGATGTTCCCTCAAGGCTGACGGTTTCCGTCTGAGCCTGCCGTCCAAGGCCCTGGAGAACGCCCGTGCCGAGCTTCCTGCTGGAGACGGACCACTGCTGCTGATGGCACCCTCGGGAGCATCCAACGATTGGCCCGACCAACGATGGGGCGCACTGCCTGAGGCGGTCCGCACCCGCCTGGCGACCCTGCGGAGCCGAAGCCTCTCGCCGGAGCTGAAGCTTGTCGAGCGAGCCGCCGCCGTGGCCTGCGCGGACGTGGTGCTCAGCAGTTGTCCGCTCACTCAGCTGTTGGCGGCTTACAGCAATGTTCCGCTGGTCGCCCTTGGCGGTCAGGCCGGAGATCTTCCCGAACGGGCCGAGATCAGATGCCTCGGCGGTGAAGGCCCCCTGACAACGATCGGTGAAGACGACGTGCTCACCGCCCTGGGGTTCTGA
- the ispD gene encoding 2-C-methyl-D-erythritol 4-phosphate cytidylyltransferase produces MHLLIAAAGSGRRMGADRNKLLLPLAGRPVIAWTLDAAMAADRIRWIGIVGQEIDREEILALVQGAPKPVVWIQGGSTRQDSVLRGLAGLPPGAEHVLIHDGARCLAEPALFDRCAERVEAGMALIAATPVTDTIKRVDAEGCIRETPDRSELWAAQTPQGFQVQQLQQGHDRAREQGWNVTDDASLYERLGWPVQVLDAGPSNIKVTTPFDLTVAEAVLQLRRAG; encoded by the coding sequence GTGCATCTGTTGATCGCCGCAGCGGGGAGTGGTCGCCGCATGGGGGCGGATCGCAACAAGCTGCTGCTGCCGCTGGCGGGACGCCCCGTGATCGCCTGGACCCTGGACGCGGCGATGGCGGCCGATCGGATCCGTTGGATCGGCATCGTCGGTCAGGAGATCGATCGCGAGGAGATCCTCGCCTTGGTGCAGGGTGCGCCCAAGCCGGTGGTTTGGATCCAGGGGGGCAGCACGCGTCAGGACTCGGTGCTGCGAGGTCTGGCGGGACTGCCTCCCGGGGCCGAGCACGTTCTGATTCATGACGGAGCCCGCTGCCTTGCGGAGCCTGCGCTCTTCGATCGGTGCGCCGAGCGGGTCGAGGCGGGGATGGCGTTGATCGCTGCCACACCGGTGACGGACACGATCAAGCGGGTGGATGCCGAAGGTTGCATCAGGGAGACGCCGGACCGTTCCGAACTGTGGGCTGCCCAGACGCCCCAGGGGTTTCAGGTTCAGCAGCTGCAACAGGGCCATGACCGGGCCAGGGAGCAGGGCTGGAACGTCACGGACGATGCCTCCCTTTACGAACGCCTCGGCTGGCCTGTGCAGGTGCTGGATGCGGGCCCCTCGAACATCAAGGTGACGACGCCCTTCGACCTGACGGTGGCCGAGGCAGTGCTCCAGCTCAGGAGAGCAGGCTGA